A region of Candidatus Omnitrophota bacterium DNA encodes the following proteins:
- a CDS encoding PilZ domain-containing protein — MVLGLALLGGSGWPLLPQALAAQTNDPSASSTTVIVLTVAAGDQIRWQSSFTEHPPTISIRFPKQHVISSLPERTAVGRGVVQSLTARYDAAAGSRGARFLDAVDIALSGPYAYRVRSQNGRVIVEIDHPASVGSAAMEIGLTDGAISSPLITARVSERFRAMQEALARATPTPWTFQVNQPAAPGAFGVAALAQARSAKAAPRPLGAPWTPRSAPRTALAMWIGLISLAGWWLLRRALPGGWPRKRAGDLAASSGVKMLDELAWKTFERQGYEVVSSAELTKPLAGSFRVIAKQGESSAWFVAGHGAFYDKQTVQRFLSAMQSARVARGFLIAPGSFTVPAQRFASEHQIQLIGREQLTELLSLGAQSETASKQVETLRAQLEEINATLARCAQELDDLRRQRNEASWFLGEERTRSASLEAQLQELSDARVHDAAARQQAETDAMKWHKQWEESQWYLGESRTRVAHLEDQLAILQDLSSRLETAEREAREASWFLGEERVRTEALEAQVATLQRALDEAQQGRSELQAMMARLTKELTILRTVGERRASERVTVPAMAVELRLNGGESIVSGACRNMSGGGISLEADRALPTDTSCRLRLSLPGQEPFDSTAKIKWQRTLDTQPVRYQSGFQFTGLNPSKRQWLKQLLAAASQPASK; from the coding sequence GTGGTTCTCGGCCTCGCCCTCCTTGGCGGGAGCGGATGGCCTCTCCTGCCGCAGGCCCTCGCGGCTCAGACGAATGATCCCTCGGCGAGCAGCACGACGGTCATTGTCTTGACGGTGGCCGCTGGCGATCAGATCCGTTGGCAGAGCAGCTTTACCGAACACCCTCCCACGATCAGCATCCGGTTTCCCAAACAGCATGTGATCAGCTCGCTTCCGGAGCGTACGGCGGTGGGCCGGGGCGTGGTGCAGAGCCTGACGGCCCGCTACGACGCCGCGGCCGGAAGCCGGGGCGCTCGATTTCTTGACGCCGTGGACATCGCGCTCAGCGGGCCCTATGCCTATCGGGTCCGCTCGCAGAACGGGCGGGTGATTGTCGAAATTGATCATCCGGCTTCGGTGGGAAGTGCGGCGATGGAAATCGGCCTGACGGACGGCGCCATCTCCAGCCCGCTCATCACGGCTCGCGTGAGCGAGCGGTTTCGGGCCATGCAGGAAGCGCTCGCGAGGGCCACGCCGACACCCTGGACGTTTCAGGTCAACCAGCCGGCTGCTCCTGGAGCCTTCGGTGTGGCTGCGCTGGCTCAGGCACGAAGCGCGAAGGCCGCGCCGCGGCCCCTCGGAGCTCCATGGACTCCCCGCTCCGCGCCGCGGACGGCGCTGGCCATGTGGATCGGCCTCATCAGCCTGGCTGGATGGTGGCTGTTGCGCCGCGCCCTGCCTGGAGGGTGGCCGCGGAAGCGCGCGGGCGATCTGGCCGCATCCTCCGGTGTAAAGATGCTCGATGAACTCGCGTGGAAAACGTTTGAGCGGCAAGGGTATGAGGTGGTCTCGAGCGCTGAGCTGACGAAACCGCTCGCCGGCTCGTTTCGCGTGATTGCGAAGCAGGGCGAGTCATCCGCGTGGTTCGTGGCCGGCCACGGCGCGTTTTATGATAAACAGACGGTGCAACGATTTCTGTCAGCGATGCAATCGGCGCGCGTGGCCCGGGGATTTTTGATCGCTCCAGGCTCCTTCACCGTCCCGGCGCAGCGCTTTGCCAGCGAACATCAGATTCAGCTGATCGGGCGGGAACAGCTGACGGAGTTGCTGAGCCTGGGGGCGCAGAGCGAAACCGCCTCGAAGCAGGTCGAGACGTTGCGCGCGCAGCTCGAGGAGATCAACGCGACGCTGGCTCGCTGCGCGCAGGAGCTCGATGACCTGCGGCGCCAGCGCAACGAGGCCAGCTGGTTTCTCGGGGAAGAGCGGACGCGCTCCGCCAGCCTTGAGGCCCAGCTGCAGGAGCTCTCCGATGCGCGGGTCCATGACGCTGCCGCGCGCCAGCAGGCCGAGACGGATGCGATGAAGTGGCACAAGCAATGGGAAGAGAGCCAGTGGTATTTAGGGGAATCGCGCACGCGCGTCGCTCACCTGGAGGATCAGCTGGCCATTCTCCAAGACCTGTCGTCGCGGCTTGAAACCGCCGAGCGCGAAGCGCGGGAAGCGAGCTGGTTTCTTGGCGAGGAGCGCGTGCGGACCGAAGCGCTGGAGGCGCAAGTCGCCACCCTGCAACGAGCGCTCGATGAGGCGCAACAGGGCCGGAGCGAATTGCAAGCGATGATGGCGCGCCTCACGAAGGAGCTGACGATCTTGCGCACCGTCGGCGAGCGGCGAGCGTCGGAGCGCGTCACGGTTCCGGCGATGGCCGTCGAGCTTCGCCTGAACGGCGGCGAGTCGATCGTCTCGGGCGCGTGCCGCAATATGAGCGGCGGCGGGATCAGCCTTGAGGCCGACCGCGCTCTGCCGACGGACACCTCGTGCCGCTTGCGGTTGTCCCTGCCGGGCCAGGAACCCTTCGACTCCACGGCCAAGATCAAATGGCAGCGGACGCTTGACACGCAGCCCGTCCGCTATCAAAGCGGCTTTCAATTCACGGGGCTGAATCCTTCGAAGCGCCAGTGGTTGAAGCAATTGCTCGCTGCCGCCAGCCAGCCGGCGTCCAAGTAG
- a CDS encoding PilZ domain-containing protein, protein MQERRTTVRVPHRGRTHYCPADEAPKDGQLINLSERGAGVLTREPRQAGERIAIHVSLPSISQPLTAGGVVRWSDPEPRELGWYPAGIEWLPLEETAQQGLHQFLRAAEHAPAAWLWVLAAKRFAFLAGLVGLAMLMALLMAWGALAHRRNLRLRAVFSEQAKAMDQLEIAKASLEQALTAATTSLADTVQTVEQLGTQAQTLEQTVEQLRSHVSEVRQSYDQVRGERDQFIQRVVNLERERVDRIPVRELQLAIREAIERRQLNLFSSVPVLSVLKRRTEAPRPPPTPRQPPKPAPPLVGNQGYVMLNGKPTMPATPQRVRVYDPQLAPSD, encoded by the coding sequence ATGCAGGAACGACGCACCACCGTCCGGGTTCCTCACCGAGGACGCACCCACTACTGTCCTGCGGATGAGGCTCCCAAAGACGGGCAACTCATCAACCTCAGCGAGCGCGGGGCCGGCGTCTTAACGCGCGAACCGCGCCAGGCGGGAGAGCGGATCGCGATCCATGTCTCCCTTCCTAGCATCTCTCAACCCCTCACAGCCGGCGGTGTGGTGCGATGGTCCGATCCCGAGCCAAGAGAGCTTGGGTGGTATCCCGCCGGGATTGAGTGGCTGCCCTTGGAGGAAACCGCGCAGCAAGGCCTGCATCAGTTTCTGCGCGCGGCGGAGCATGCTCCGGCAGCATGGCTGTGGGTGCTTGCGGCGAAACGCTTCGCGTTCCTCGCAGGACTGGTGGGGCTGGCGATGCTGATGGCGCTGCTCATGGCTTGGGGGGCCCTCGCGCACCGGCGCAATCTGCGTTTGCGCGCCGTGTTCTCTGAGCAGGCGAAGGCGATGGACCAATTGGAAATTGCCAAAGCGAGCTTGGAGCAGGCCTTGACCGCGGCCACGACGAGCTTGGCCGACACGGTACAGACGGTGGAGCAGCTCGGGACGCAAGCGCAAACGCTGGAGCAGACGGTGGAGCAGCTGCGGAGCCATGTGTCAGAGGTTCGGCAGTCCTACGATCAGGTGCGAGGCGAGCGCGACCAATTTATCCAGCGCGTCGTCAATCTTGAGCGAGAGCGCGTGGATCGGATTCCGGTGCGCGAGCTGCAGCTGGCGATTCGCGAAGCCATTGAGCGCCGACAGCTGAATCTGTTCTCCAGCGTGCCTGTGCTGTCAGTGCTCAAGCGGCGGACCGAGGCGCCGCGGCCGCCGCCGACCCCCCGCCAGCCGCCGAAGCCAGCACCTCCGCTTGTCGGCAATCAGGGGTATGTGATGCTCAACGGCAAACCCACCATGCCGGCGACGCCGCAGCGCGTTCGCGTCTACGATCCGCAGCTTGCTCCCTCCGACTGA
- a CDS encoding response regulator, whose translation MTELRKTILIADDDPDLRDILHSILESAGFIVGEAENGQRALQAVREHPPDLIILDYMMPELTGLQVCEQLKQDVLLRHLPIIMLTGKSEVQDKVQGISAGADDYLVKPFEPQELLARVQMVLRRTSMDLEANPLTKLPGNLSIQQELERRIASGWQFAACYIDLNRFKAFNDHYGFQRGDGLIQQTAQLLLRVSKQLGGRDDFVGHIGGDDFILITTPDRAEQICQSVVREFDGMALPLHDAEDRARGHLLHADHDGREASIPLLSISIALVSNEVRPLKTAGHVAQIGAELKALAKRDPGSSYVKERRQTPS comes from the coding sequence ATGACCGAATTACGGAAGACCATCTTGATCGCGGATGATGATCCGGACTTGCGGGATATCCTGCATTCGATCTTAGAGTCGGCCGGCTTTATCGTCGGAGAAGCGGAAAACGGCCAGCGGGCCTTACAGGCGGTGCGCGAGCATCCGCCGGATTTGATCATCCTGGATTACATGATGCCCGAGCTGACCGGACTGCAGGTGTGCGAGCAGCTCAAACAGGACGTGCTCCTGCGCCACCTGCCGATCATCATGCTGACGGGAAAAAGCGAGGTGCAGGATAAAGTCCAGGGGATTTCCGCGGGCGCGGATGATTACCTGGTCAAGCCGTTTGAGCCGCAGGAATTGCTCGCGCGGGTGCAGATGGTGCTGCGGCGCACCTCCATGGACCTGGAGGCGAACCCGCTGACGAAACTCCCGGGCAATCTTTCCATCCAGCAGGAGCTGGAACGCCGCATCGCCTCAGGCTGGCAATTCGCCGCGTGCTATATCGATCTGAACCGGTTTAAGGCGTTCAATGACCACTACGGATTTCAGCGAGGCGATGGCCTCATCCAACAGACCGCTCAACTCCTCTTGCGGGTCTCCAAGCAGCTTGGCGGACGGGACGACTTCGTGGGGCACATCGGCGGCGATGACTTCATTCTCATCACGACCCCGGATCGCGCCGAACAGATCTGCCAGTCCGTGGTCCGTGAATTCGACGGGATGGCTCTCCCCCTCCATGACGCCGAGGATCGCGCCCGCGGCCACCTCCTGCACGCGGACCACGACGGGCGTGAGGCGAGCATTCCCCTGCTCTCCATCTCGATTGCGCTCGTCTCGAATGAAGTCCGCCCGCTGAAGACGGCCGGGCATGTGGCGCAAATCGGCGCTGAACTCAAAGCCCTGGCCAAGCGGGACCCTGGCAGCTCCTACGTGAAAGAGCGACGACAAACTCCTTCGTAG
- a CDS encoding HAMP domain-containing histidine kinase: MDTLFAFFKRFTEFKRLQTAYEQLDQQAKLIIRTDLELHRAQEELDRRLASLMALHQLGQHLRVSLRPEEVFQKLDAATVTNFGFSNALLGRCVSPASLRWGALIGVTPAAAEHVAAHVLQSGLLARILKQPTPLTLMSETSALNDEAASTLLKLLGVPSAVIARISPHEGPSGCIVLGRAASSSSTTKADEELVSILTNQLSTAIENSALYEKSWVSQQELERNVQQRTKELAAANAQLKQLNKSKSDFVSAVSHELRTPLAAIKGYASLLGSGQFGALAPPQQERIAKIEKHADLLAQFINNLLDIARIESGRVTMDQKEIPVQELLTSVHDVVLPQMEAKRIAYQADPDGITHLLGDAQHLQRVFVNLLSNAIKYTPEGGSIRLSMEQERGAVVSSVADTGCGIPSEELPKLFQEFYRANDPVNQQIRGTGLGLALVKRIVEAHHGRIWAESVKGKGSTFFVELPR, translated from the coding sequence ATGGACACGCTCTTCGCATTCTTCAAGCGATTCACCGAGTTCAAGCGGCTGCAAACCGCGTATGAGCAGCTGGATCAGCAGGCCAAGCTCATCATCCGAACCGACTTGGAGCTGCACCGCGCGCAGGAAGAGCTCGATCGGCGGCTGGCGTCGCTGATGGCGCTCCATCAGCTGGGCCAACACCTGCGCGTGAGTCTGCGGCCTGAAGAAGTCTTCCAGAAGTTGGATGCCGCCACCGTCACCAACTTCGGATTTTCCAACGCGCTGCTGGGGCGATGCGTGAGCCCCGCGAGCCTTCGTTGGGGCGCGCTGATCGGTGTCACGCCGGCGGCGGCGGAACACGTCGCCGCGCATGTGCTGCAGAGCGGTTTGCTCGCACGCATCCTGAAGCAGCCGACCCCGTTGACCCTGATGTCCGAAACCAGCGCTCTAAACGATGAGGCCGCGTCCACCTTGCTCAAACTGCTGGGGGTGCCCTCGGCGGTGATCGCCCGCATCAGCCCCCACGAGGGCCCCTCCGGGTGCATCGTGCTGGGGCGGGCGGCGAGCTCCTCCTCCACGACAAAGGCCGATGAGGAGCTGGTCTCCATTTTGACGAATCAACTCTCGACGGCCATCGAAAACTCCGCCTTGTACGAAAAATCTTGGGTCTCTCAGCAAGAGCTTGAACGCAACGTCCAGCAACGCACCAAGGAGCTGGCCGCGGCGAACGCGCAGCTGAAGCAGCTGAATAAATCCAAAAGCGACTTTGTCTCGGCGGTCTCGCATGAATTGCGAACACCGTTAGCCGCCATCAAAGGCTATGCGTCGCTGCTGGGCAGCGGGCAATTCGGCGCGCTGGCCCCGCCGCAACAGGAGCGGATCGCGAAAATCGAGAAGCATGCGGATTTGCTGGCGCAATTTATCAACAACCTCTTGGATATCGCGCGGATCGAATCAGGCCGGGTCACGATGGATCAGAAAGAGATTCCCGTTCAAGAACTCCTCACCAGCGTCCATGATGTGGTGCTGCCGCAGATGGAGGCCAAGCGCATCGCGTATCAGGCGGATCCGGACGGCATTACGCACCTGCTCGGAGACGCGCAGCATTTGCAGCGGGTGTTCGTCAACCTGCTCTCCAACGCGATCAAATACACGCCGGAGGGCGGGTCCATCCGGCTCAGCATGGAACAGGAGCGCGGGGCCGTGGTGTCGTCCGTGGCGGACACCGGCTGCGGCATCCCCTCGGAGGAGCTGCCGAAACTGTTCCAGGAATTCTACCGCGCCAACGATCCCGTCAACCAGCAGATCCGCGGCACCGGCCTGGGGTTGGCCCTGGTGAAACGCATTGTCGAGGCCCATCATGGACGCATCTGGGCGGAATCCGTCAAAGGGAAAGGGAGCACGTTCTTCGTGGAGCTGCCCCGATGA
- a CDS encoding FIST C-terminal domain-containing protein: MTNPMVDDILSSVGWSDLPDAGTAGSEAARRALGQIPKLAPKLALVFGSSWLQQEELLAGIRAVLPTTPLLGESTAGEITPQGPASHRCVLVLFFGKGMVCQVGMSLSVDRAPRDAGQQLAFAATQGCDGLPRAGFLLLGDGLMTSYAEVIRGLQEVLGTGTMIAGGIAGDDRRFAQTYQYCNDHVATGAVAGVLFAGAVKIGVGSGHGFAPISKPRRITKASANILYELDQRPAASVYEEYFGADVMERLRHEGMTRQTIAYPLGIQQEATDPWLLRNVVSFGSDGSLLCSSEVREGAWLQLMIGSRQRALDAAQQAAQAAVRGMNRISCVLVFDSVIRQILLGSRYAAVEIDRIRDVIGTATPMAGCYTYGEQAPVTARMTADRISMQTGSVLVIAIGT, from the coding sequence ATGACGAATCCAATGGTTGACGACATCCTCTCCTCAGTCGGGTGGAGCGATCTCCCTGATGCCGGAACCGCCGGCAGCGAAGCGGCTCGGCGAGCCTTGGGACAGATCCCCAAACTCGCGCCGAAACTCGCCCTCGTCTTCGGCTCATCATGGCTGCAGCAAGAAGAGCTCCTGGCCGGCATTCGCGCGGTCTTGCCGACGACTCCCCTCCTCGGGGAAAGCACCGCCGGCGAGATCACGCCGCAGGGACCAGCCAGCCATCGCTGCGTCCTTGTCCTGTTCTTCGGCAAGGGGATGGTCTGCCAGGTCGGGATGAGCCTCTCGGTCGACCGCGCCCCGCGAGACGCCGGCCAGCAGCTGGCGTTTGCCGCAACACAAGGGTGTGATGGGCTGCCCCGAGCAGGATTTCTCCTGCTGGGCGACGGCCTGATGACGAGCTACGCCGAGGTCATCCGCGGATTGCAAGAGGTGCTTGGGACGGGCACCATGATTGCCGGCGGCATTGCCGGCGATGATCGGCGATTCGCGCAGACGTATCAATACTGCAACGATCACGTCGCCACGGGCGCTGTGGCCGGCGTCCTCTTCGCCGGCGCGGTCAAGATCGGCGTGGGCAGCGGTCATGGGTTTGCGCCGATCAGCAAACCGCGGCGGATCACGAAAGCCTCCGCCAACATCCTCTATGAATTGGATCAGCGGCCGGCGGCGTCGGTCTACGAAGAATACTTCGGGGCCGACGTCATGGAACGGCTCAGGCATGAGGGCATGACGAGGCAGACGATCGCGTATCCGCTCGGCATCCAGCAGGAGGCCACGGATCCTTGGCTGCTGCGCAATGTGGTGTCGTTCGGCAGCGACGGCAGCCTCCTGTGCAGCAGCGAAGTCCGCGAGGGCGCGTGGCTGCAGCTGATGATCGGCAGCCGCCAGCGAGCCCTTGACGCCGCCCAGCAGGCCGCGCAAGCCGCCGTGCGCGGCATGAACCGCATCAGTTGCGTCCTGGTGTTTGACTCCGTGATCCGGCAGATCTTGCTGGGATCCCGGTATGCGGCCGTGGAAATCGACCGGATCCGGGACGTCATCGGGACGGCGACCCCGATGGCCGGCTGCTACACGTACGGCGAGCAAGCCCCTGTCACCGCGCGCATGACCGCCGACCGCATCTCGATGCAAACCGGATCGGTGCTGGTGATCGCCATCGGAACCTAA
- a CDS encoding GGDEF domain-containing protein has protein sequence MGGAQLRSAFIRLTARRYRRILIASFVTLAISVVLLVSIGLLQWRGHQAIQRDARNSIADLSSQLLSTLKSRRGTVTLLRDTMNRQPQLPAASLKAMGISAVAHTRYLVGIGLLNATDGIAWWSTPPSLSAADAAQLNRLLRARSQNAATWRSPSAFVARARSTRTWLIFLEPLRASSHGSAAVCGVFDVKALADDVFAAQASPDAPAQFLQDQAVLYRSPQWIADGSPAAPMTVEHAFVFAGARWLLQMQPERTPAVRTLSTLTMTAIGLGVMVAAGVIALVWILAARTWVLQRAVLRRTAALRRTSQRLRLMATTDELTGLNNRRFFLDRWELEYARAKRYNRPLACLMIDVNGFKQVNDRLGHAAGDVVLQQVARELRMMLRQSDLLARFGGDEFVVALPETTEPQAAAVAEKLRQISVAVPNGRRRGLSSVTLSVGMARAEADHATAQESLQAADQSLYEWKRRLHTTSRQ, from the coding sequence ATGGGGGGTGCGCAGCTACGTTCAGCATTCATTCGCCTGACCGCTCGTCGCTACCGACGAATCCTCATCGCGTCCTTTGTGACGTTGGCCATCAGCGTGGTGCTGTTAGTATCGATCGGCCTCCTCCAATGGCGCGGCCATCAGGCGATCCAGCGCGATGCGCGCAACAGCATCGCCGACCTCAGCAGCCAACTGCTGAGCACCCTCAAAAGCCGGCGCGGCACCGTCACGTTGCTGCGCGATACCATGAATCGCCAGCCGCAGCTGCCCGCAGCGTCCCTCAAGGCGATGGGAATCAGCGCGGTGGCGCACACGCGGTATCTCGTGGGCATCGGGCTGCTGAACGCCACGGACGGCATCGCCTGGTGGTCGACCCCGCCGTCGCTCTCCGCGGCGGATGCCGCGCAGCTGAATCGCCTTCTGCGCGCACGCAGCCAGAACGCCGCAACCTGGCGGAGCCCTTCGGCCTTCGTGGCGAGGGCGCGCTCAACACGGACCTGGCTGATCTTCCTGGAGCCGCTGCGCGCATCCTCGCACGGGTCCGCCGCCGTCTGCGGCGTCTTCGACGTGAAGGCCTTGGCCGATGATGTGTTCGCCGCCCAGGCCTCGCCGGATGCCCCGGCGCAATTCCTGCAGGATCAGGCCGTGCTGTATCGCTCGCCACAATGGATCGCTGACGGATCGCCTGCTGCGCCGATGACCGTGGAGCACGCGTTCGTGTTTGCCGGCGCGCGCTGGCTGCTGCAGATGCAGCCGGAGCGCACGCCCGCCGTCCGAACCCTCTCAACGCTCACGATGACCGCCATAGGCCTCGGGGTCATGGTGGCCGCGGGCGTGATCGCCCTGGTGTGGATCCTCGCGGCGCGCACGTGGGTGCTGCAGCGGGCCGTGCTGCGACGCACGGCCGCCCTGCGCCGCACCTCCCAGCGGCTGCGGCTGATGGCCACCACCGATGAGCTCACCGGATTGAACAACCGGCGGTTCTTCCTGGACCGATGGGAGCTGGAATATGCGCGCGCCAAACGGTACAACCGCCCGCTGGCGTGCTTGATGATCGACGTCAACGGCTTCAAGCAGGTCAATGACCGGCTCGGCCATGCCGCCGGCGATGTCGTGCTCCAGCAGGTGGCTCGCGAGCTGCGCATGATGCTGCGGCAATCGGATCTGCTCGCACGGTTCGGCGGCGATGAATTCGTGGTCGCCCTGCCGGAAACCACCGAGCCGCAGGCCGCCGCCGTCGCGGAAAAACTCCGGCAGATCTCGGTGGCGGTGCCCAACGGCCGGCGCCGCGGCCTCTCCAGCGTCACCCTCAGCGTCGGGATGGCGCGGGCCGAGGCCGATCATGCGACGGCGCAGGAGAGCCTGCAGGCCGCGGACCAATCGCTCTACGAATGGAAGCGCCGCCTGCATACAACATCACGGCAATGA
- a CDS encoding sulfurtransferase, producing the protein MVVHAASAATAESTVLVSTEWVAQHLTDRSLRLVEVDVDTTAYSEGHVPNALGWAWDTQLCDTLRRDIIPKAKFERLLGESGIGNATTIILYGDNNNWFAAWALWQLKVYGHHDVRLMNGGRKKWIAEGRELTTEAPKVTAASYQAQEPDHSIRALLPEVMEASAKKSAHLIDVRSPQEYKGEILAPPGLPETCQRGGHIPGAASIPWSRACNDDGTFKSLEELKALYGVVGITGEKPVIAYCRIGERSSHTWFVLKHLLGYKNVKNYDGSWTEWGNLVAAPIEKP; encoded by the coding sequence ATGGTCGTGCACGCCGCGTCAGCCGCAACAGCGGAGTCAACCGTCCTCGTCTCAACGGAGTGGGTCGCCCAGCACCTCACCGACCGCTCCCTCCGGCTCGTTGAGGTGGACGTCGACACCACCGCCTACTCGGAAGGCCATGTGCCTAATGCCCTGGGTTGGGCGTGGGATACGCAACTGTGCGACACCCTGCGCCGCGACATCATCCCGAAGGCGAAGTTTGAGCGGCTGCTGGGGGAGTCCGGTATTGGCAACGCCACAACGATCATCCTCTACGGGGATAACAACAACTGGTTCGCCGCCTGGGCGCTGTGGCAGTTGAAGGTCTACGGCCATCATGATGTCCGCCTGATGAACGGCGGCCGCAAAAAGTGGATCGCCGAAGGCCGTGAATTGACCACGGAGGCGCCGAAGGTCACGGCGGCCTCGTACCAGGCCCAGGAGCCGGATCACTCCATTCGCGCATTGCTGCCTGAGGTGATGGAGGCCTCGGCCAAGAAATCGGCGCACCTGATCGATGTCCGCAGCCCGCAAGAATACAAGGGAGAGATTCTGGCTCCCCCCGGACTGCCGGAAACCTGCCAGCGCGGCGGCCACATCCCAGGGGCGGCGAGCATCCCCTGGAGCAGGGCCTGCAACGACGACGGCACCTTTAAGAGCCTCGAGGAATTGAAAGCGCTCTATGGAGTGGTCGGCATTACCGGCGAGAAGCCGGTGATCGCGTACTGCCGCATCGGCGAGCGATCAAGCCACACGTGGTTTGTCCTCAAGCACTTGCTGGGCTACAAGAACGTCAAGAACTACGACGGCAGCTGGACCGAGTGGGGCAATCTTGTGGCCGCGCCGATTGAGAAACCCTAA
- a CDS encoding NAD(P)/FAD-dependent oxidoreductase — protein sequence MPSSHTDCDVIIVGGGPAGSTAAFNLARRGRKVLVLDKAVFPRIKPCTGWITPPVFELLELAPADYPHTLQRFTASSFVVGTTYYETREAKTASFCIIRREFDHFLLERAAANGAEIREGIAIMDIERPEEGGVVITAQGGNVWRAKLIIGAGGTNCPVSRRFGNHVEKERIIVATESETYLGEEVLRKLTPHYGTAELFFEDDYFGYGWYVTKGGWLNVGVGRFQHKTRNLNEARERFMKRLEALGRLEGVKDRLTPFLGHPYKYYDATPRRLAGDRFLLAGDAGGFATRWAGEGIRPAIHSAKLAAEVAEEALCRNDFSEAFLSRYVRRTEQVFGPRWLQAPMSLFYFHSPGWLRRFIGNQLCRRSLLRRKILFEYVFACVPVDC from the coding sequence ATGCCCTCCTCGCACACAGATTGCGATGTCATCATCGTCGGAGGAGGGCCGGCAGGTTCCACGGCCGCGTTCAACCTCGCCCGCCGCGGCCGAAAGGTCCTCGTCCTCGATAAGGCAGTATTTCCCCGCATTAAACCTTGCACAGGGTGGATTACCCCGCCGGTCTTTGAGCTGCTCGAATTAGCACCCGCCGACTACCCCCATACCCTCCAACGTTTCACCGCGTCGTCCTTTGTCGTGGGCACGACCTACTATGAAACGCGGGAGGCGAAAACCGCAAGTTTCTGCATCATCCGCCGCGAATTCGACCATTTCCTCCTAGAACGCGCTGCCGCCAATGGTGCTGAGATTCGAGAAGGTATTGCAATTATGGACATCGAGCGACCCGAAGAGGGCGGGGTAGTGATCACAGCGCAGGGGGGGAATGTCTGGCGCGCAAAGCTGATCATCGGTGCCGGCGGCACGAATTGTCCCGTATCGCGCCGTTTCGGCAACCACGTTGAGAAGGAGCGGATTATCGTCGCCACCGAATCTGAGACGTATTTGGGCGAGGAAGTTCTGCGGAAACTGACACCTCATTACGGGACGGCGGAGCTCTTCTTTGAGGACGATTACTTCGGCTATGGCTGGTATGTCACCAAAGGGGGGTGGCTCAACGTCGGAGTGGGACGTTTTCAGCACAAGACCCGGAATCTCAATGAGGCGCGCGAGCGGTTCATGAAACGCCTTGAGGCGCTGGGTCGTTTGGAGGGGGTTAAAGATCGGCTGACGCCGTTTCTCGGCCATCCGTACAAATATTATGATGCCACACCGCGCAGACTCGCCGGCGACCGGTTTTTGTTAGCAGGCGATGCGGGTGGGTTTGCCACGCGGTGGGCCGGCGAGGGCATCCGCCCTGCGATTCATTCGGCGAAATTAGCGGCTGAGGTTGCGGAGGAAGCGCTTTGCCGCAATGACTTCAGCGAAGCGTTCCTCTCCCGGTATGTCCGCCGCACCGAGCAGGTGTTCGGCCCTCGGTGGCTGCAGGCTCCGATGAGCTTGTTTTATTTTCATTCCCCGGGTTGGCTGAGACGTTTCATTGGCAACCAGCTCTGCCGCCGATCACTGCTTCGCAGAAAGATTCTCTTCGAGTATGTGTTCGCGTGCGTACCTGTGGATTGTTGA